The sequence AAGCTGGAATCGGGAAGACGAGGCTGGCCAAGATGGTAGGCAAGCATGCCACTGATGCCGGCCGTTGTTTTCTCACCATCTGCTTGCATCTCAACAGAAAGTTTGATGATGAATTGTCGCTTTACGAGAACATAGCTTCCCAGTTGTGTCTGTACTCTGACTTTGAAGAGACTGAAGTGGATGATAGGGATGAAGAcgaggaggaagagaagaagccgGAAGCTCTGTTGGCTGAGTTGAAGAAGATGATAACTGAGGAAATAGAAAAGGTGAAAGAAGCAAAAGAGGCGGCGGAGAAGAAAGCAAAAGAGTTGGCTGAGAAAGCAAAGGAGTTGGCTGAGAAAAAAGCAAAGAAGCAACCAGTAGCAGTAGAGAACAAAGAGGGCTCACACACAGGACCGCTGTATCTTCTGTTGATTCTTGATGATGAAGGAAACAAGACTAGTGAAGACAAGGTGATGAAGGAACTGAAACTTGAGACGTTTCTTAGAGAACAGAAGTTTCTTAAAGATGACAAGAATCGTCTCAAGATTCTTAttacaagaagaaaagaagaggaGGAGCGTTCAAAGGCTGCTGGTGAAGGTGCCACAGAGGATGCAAAGAGTGAGCAGGAGGATGAGAGCGAACAAGCGTCTGATGGTGGAATCAAATCAGAGAAAAGTGATAATGAGTCTGATGAAGGAATCAAACCACATGACAGCGGTGATGAAGGGAAACCTGAGCCCCAAGCCCCAAGCAACGCAACCGTTATAGACCCTAACGGGAAAGGCGTTCCTCCTGCTGGAGATGAGTTCCATACCAAGGATATGTCAGAGTCTTtgcttaattcaatcaataaGCCTAATAATATGAAGGATCTATTTGCGTCTCTTATGAAGGATTGGAAGACTTACGAGAAATTTTTACCTGACTTGGTGGAGAAGAGCAAGAACTCCCCAGCTGCCATCTTCGTCCTAGCCAAGTCCCTTAAGCGGATCACTCCGAGCACTCTTGatacagaagaagaaaaaaaactacaacaaaagatagagaaaaaGATAGAAGAGGTTCTCTCAGCTGCTCGTCCTTCAGACTCTTCTATCAATCCAGTCCTGCGTCTTGCATATGAGCTGTTGGAATTCGATTTTCCGTTGAAGGATGCCATCTTGGATTGCTTTTGGCATAGCTTGGACTTCTTTGAGCACTGTGGCAGTGTTTACTACCGTGACCTCATCACACAATGGATACTTGAAGGCTACTTTGATCCCGTTAGGTCCGTCGAAAAGGCGTACCAGGATGGTCATCTAATCTTGATGGAGCTTATAAACCGCGGAATGCTGAAGATACAGGAGAACAATGTGGTGGTACCAGAGAGGGCCATGAGCACTTTGATCGATCCTCGACGCCGTGGGCTTTTCGGAAGATCAAGACTTAGGTTCTCTAGAGTTTATTGTGGTGACAAGAGGAAAGGTGTAGGGAAAATCACTCAGATAGATGATATGATTAAAACAGTGCAAGCAAAGAAAGGAGACAAGGTTTCCACGGTTCTGGTTAGTGGAGACCGTCTGCGCCGTGAAACTCCTGTGAAGTATTTCAAGAAGCTGAGTGATCTCGAAGTACTTGGTCTGTTCGAACCCACACTGGAACCTTTTATCACAGCTTTTACAAATCTTGTCAAACTCCGAGTTCTTGTTATCAGGGACTGTGATCTACTGACGGACATTGAGGAGCTTAAGGATCTTCGAGAACTACATGCTCTTGAAGTCTCTGGCGCCAGCTCCTTGAAGAAAATCTCTGATGGATTCTTCAAGGCATTGTCTAAACTTCAGAGTCTTCATCTCTCTGGACTTCAGATCACATCTTCCCCTTCCAGCATTTCTGAACTCACAGAACTCCACTGTCTCATCATCAAAAACTGTCCATTACTGGAAGATTTGCCAGACATACAGGAGCTTGTAAAGCTCGAGGTCGTTGATGTTTCTGGTGCTCGTGGGCTGCAGACGTGTTTCGACAACACGAAAGgagagaagaaaaacaaaagcaagAACAAAAACTTCTATCATCTCACAAAGCTTCAGCTCCTTGACTTCTCCGAGAGCCAGATAGAGCGGCTACCTATATTCCAAGACTCCGCCGTAGGGGACAAGCTTCACTCCGTTAGGCGGCTCTTGTTGCGTGATTGTAGCAAATTGAGAAGGTTGCCTAGTCTGAAGCCTTTGTCAGGTCTGCAGATTCTTGATCTTTCTGGCACAACGAGCTTAGTGGAAATGCTTGAAGTGTGCTTTGAAGATAAGAAGGAGCTCTTATCTCTTGATCTCTCGGGAACTAATCTGAGCGAGTTGGCGACCACCATCGAGGAGCTGACAAATCTTAACAAACTCCTCATGAAGGGTTGCACCAACATAGAAGTTCTCCCAGACATCCAAAAACTCACAAACCTCGAGGTCATTGATGTTTCCGGATGTGAAAAGTTGCATACCATCGAGGGGTCATTTGAGGACATGTCTTACCTATGTGAGGTGAATCTCTCTGGAACCAAAGTGAAGACACCAAAGTTGCCAAACAAGACTGAGATTCGTTGTCTGAAGCGTATTACTCTGGCAGATGGAACGCCTTTTGAAGGTGAGGATTGGAGCGAAATAAGGGATAAGATTGAAAGTAAGAGATCTGACGAGGCTAGCTCCTCAGAAAAGGCGTCTGAAGAAATAGGAGAGGAGACGCAGTCAAAGGAAGCTCCAGCTAGTGATAGTACTGATATGGGAGATGTTATCAAGGAACGTCTTTGCCATGTCCCCATTGAGAAGGATATATACAAGACCATACTATCACGTTTTGATTCTCCAATTCAGCAGGAAGTCATGAAGATCCATGAATCTAAAGACCACCTACAAGGGGAAGCCTCAGCCAATGCTGAGCTTGTGTCACTTGTGGACATTGACTCAACAAGGCTTAAATCTTTTTTTAGCGAGAACAAATCAGTCAAAGATTGCTCGCTAAGGATGTGCAGGGATATACAAAACCTTTTCTCTGAAGTGGATGTGGAAAGTTTGGGATCACTGGAGACATTATCGATTTCAAACTTTTCATCGTTGGAGACTATCTGCTGGGGTGACAGCATCAAGAGTCTTAAGAAGCTAAACATAGATTGCTGCCCGAAAATCAAAACGCTTTTCCCTGTGATGCCTAGCAGCTTAGAAGAGGTGAACATAAAGTATTGTGAGAAGCTGGAGACAGTTGTTGAAGGAGTCGACCTCTCAAGTCCAACTAATTCGAAACTGCAAGTGCATATATGGCCAAAGTTGGAGGACACTTCAGAAGACTCGGTAAGTTGCAACTTTCTACTCTTATAACCTCTCCAGTGAACATTTAGAACCAAGGACTATCATAACCTCTCCAGTGAACATTTAGAACCAAGGACTATCATAgcctctctttttcttttttttttcatgagaaatgttcaaaaattatttgaatactATTTTATCTGTTTTGCAGGTCCGTGATCCTTGAGTTGTCTTGCACAAAATCTTGACTGTTTTCAGGTTCATCTGAGTATTTTAAACTGCTGTGTATTTGCAGGAGGACTGGGTTATGATAGAGAGACCCTGAAGTATCAGGAAGATCACAGAAGTAGATGGAGCAGCAAGATCCTCTTACTTTGCACTAAGCATCTGGATTGTTGAATGTAATGATTTACGTACTCTTTTATGCGTGTGTCTGAACTGTTGTCTGTTTGAATAACGACCGGCTATAAAACAACATCGTACCGGCTTTGTTTCCGTTGTGAAATAACTGTTGTGAGTTGGGTGAACAAGACCTTTGggttgattgttttgatttctcAAACATTGTATAACAGTATTGTTGAAAAAGTGAGTTTCTACTAAACATTGATTACATAAGTAGGATGTCGAAACCAGGTTGGAGGTGTCTCTTCAGTCTTGAAACATATCGTTAAAATTAATCTCTCGTGTGCCAGCAGCTAATAAATGAatgttaaataaaaatcgaGGGTAGACATCTAAAATGTTGTGAAAGTTCAGGGGCTTTTTACCACCTACATCTAAAATGTTTGATCACATTTCTTCCTCTTACTGTCTTAATGGGAATCAAAAGACTTTCCCTCCTAAAAAGAGCGCACCTTCTGGAAGCAAGGTACCTATATACACTCTTTCAGCTAGCTTTTGCAATATCTTTTCATCAGACTAGAATTTAAGGTTCGTTGAAATGTATAAAAGGGTGCACAGCTACGAAAGCACATATAGATGCAACCAGGGGCGGACCCATTTGGGGGAATGTGGAGTCAGTTGACACTAgtaaaattatactatttccGTTTCAAATTATTTGTCGTTGtagaaaaaaattttatttcaaaataagtatcgttttataatttcaatgcaaaatttattaattttatattttgatatattttttaattggttgAAATTTGGTTTTGTGTattggtaatgatgtttttatctagtaaatatacaaaattaaatgtttttttaatctgtgtgcCGAAATCTAAAACGACAAATAatctgaaacggagggagtataaatttgatttgaaagCCTTGTTCATTGGTTAGTCACAATAGAGTTGGTGAGAAACTGTACCGTTCAACCCATAAAACTCAGGTTCAATTCCACCCACTGTAGagcaataatatattttgatatgttaGATGCTGCGAAACATCCATTGTATAAAGGATGTAAAGATGGTCATTCACATTTATTATCTACAAGTAGATTGATGTCCATTAAGACAAATTATAGTTTGGTTGAAGAACGTGTGGATGTGATTGATGATTTTGTGAGAGGTATTCTACCTCAGAATAATCTTGCACCTCGTTCATATTTTGAGGTTCAAAAACTTGTAGTTGGCCTTGGTTTGTTGTATCAGGTGATAGATGTATGCATcgataactgcatgatttacTGAAGAACGGATGAGAACCGAGAGAATGTATAACTTTATCGGGAATTTATTTATAAGGATACAAGTGAAAGAGTTCTGGAAGTTGTAATTTTGCCATTGACAGAaaggttgaagaggttgtatcagttgGAACACACAACATGAACAATGAGATAACATGCAAAGCACTCAACAGATGATTACACTTCCTTCaagcatttcaaataaaaatatccataatttTCACATGATAGAAGAAATATCCATATTGGATTATGTATTGATGGTTTCAATCATTTGGAAAGCATGTAATTGTGACACCTTATAACTTAACGCCAAATTTGTTGCATGCGACGAAGAGTTTATATTACTCTCCATTTTTGTCCCATGATCAGATCATGGTAAAATATCACTTGATGTTTTTTCAGCTATTGATATATGAGTTGAAACAACTATGGACATATGGTTTTCTTGCATACGATATTTCGTGTGAAGAGATTTTTTATAATGTGAGCACTAcgtatgtggacaataagtgatttttgGGTATATGGTAtattatctggatggacaatgCATGAGAGGATATCATGTCTTTATTTTCAAGATAACAAATATGCTTTCcaactcaaacacatagaaaaaATGTCTTGGTTTAAATGTCACATGAGATTTTGGCCACacgatcatccatatcgtaggagtatgACATTGTTTAGAAAGAACACAAAGGTGTTTAATAGCCCACTTTATGAAGTGGCAGTGATTTGGAGGAAcaattaagagattttagtgctGAGAGGACACCAGACGTAGGTGGAAACGTATATTGCCCAGTAAACGGTGTTGGAGACTCCACAGTTAACATAAAATGAGTATTTTATGGAATTTGCCATATTTGAAGGATCAtttattgcggcataatttagatgttaTGCATAGGAGAAGAAATATTGTAACAATCTGATGAACACTATCCTTAATGTCCAAGGAAAAATGAAAGATTATTTGAAGTATAGATTTGGTTGATATTTGGGCTCTTTCCAAACTTTATGTTGATGTGCATGGTAAATGTCATGTTCTGATATGTCCGATTGGATACAACTGTGAAGGACGAGTTCGTTGATTAGATTAGAAACAACGTTAAATTTCCAGAAAATATGCATTAACTTGCATAACTGTGTCGATAAATGTGAAGGAAATTTTATTGGCATGAAAAGCCACGATTatcatgtaatgatgcagcgcctccttccgttagGTTTTTATGGACTACTACCACAAAGTGTTTATGAAGCAATTACATGTATCTTTTATGTTAATCAATTGaattaattatcattttaaatatattatgcttatatacatacatatctttttttttctatatttatgtaAGAGTAAGTGATTTCTTCCATGATTTAAGAACGAGATTACTCACAGTAGATGGTATTTAAATTTGTAGACTAACATATATTTGATCGTTTTCAACCTCGAGAAGATATTTTCTTCATCACTTTCTGATGTTATGGAACATATTCTTATTCATCTTGTAAGAAAGGCCTCACCTCCGATGAGAAAACTTAGAGGGAAGAGAAAATAGAAGTGGAGAAGAAATACAGAGAAACCAAAGGCCTCGCCTCTGATGAACACCAGTGGATAACAGTTCTGATTATTTGCGACTTGATGGACTGGGTGTCAAAACCAGCCTGATGATCCTCTACACTTCACAGTTAGAGATAACACCACCGCCAGAGGAGTCCCCGCGGCCACAAACACCAAAATTTATAAGGAACAGACTCGTGCAACTCTAAGTCGCCGCAAATTGTGTTGTATCTCCGCCGTCTCACAGGTCCGAGCACCACACATAGCTCCGCAACAATCTGGTGGAGAGAAGAACCCATGCCAAAAGGATTCATATCCTGGGAAACCTCCATCAACCAAAAACCGAGCCGTCGTCGGCGCTTTCCACTCAACATTCGAGACAAACCCAAAGCCCCCAATGACTAACACGCAGAAATGGCAGCCATTCCATCGTCTTTATAAAGCAGACTGCAAAAGCCAAGAGTTCGACACCCATTAAGACCACCAGGATTCTGTAGAGGCCAGTATAGAGCTACTAGAATCGTCGAGATGGGAGAGTGTGACTCCAAATAACACCAAAGAGAGATACTGAATCCGGCAGTGAAAAGGAAAACCAAAAGGAGGGGCGGAAAGACCTCTAAACGGACCGACGGACACGTCGAAGCCGGAGATCCCCTACCTAGATGGAGGAGAAGATGAAGtgagagagaaaattagtgCGTTAGATACATACCCTAAGGCTCATGATATTAAAAATGCAAAGCATCGATCTTGTTGTCTCAAGTTTTATAATTGATATTGTTGCGTAATCAATCTCTCGTCTGTTTGTTGAAATATTTGTGAtgcttttgataaaaaaaaaattattttgaatatcTCCAAATAATTCTCGTAGAAGTTAGATTTTTTATCACTATTCCTTATTACAAATTATTGTAAAGTCTCCCAAAATTGGATTCCacgattataaaaaaaaaaaacaaattctccCAAAATTCTTTTCATGACTTTTCACTGCAGAAAAAGTTTGGTTTTAAATTATactatatttaagttttatgacTTGTTGATTGAATAATAGGAgatttcaagtttttttctAGTGACTTTACATAAAGtttgtgtttaaaaatatatatctgatttgagaaaatatttagCAATCATTAGTTGAATAGTAagggattttgaaaaaaatacgaAATCCCTAAAGGTTAAAAAGGTCACACTATCTCTTTGTTTTAGTttgattttcttatttaattCTTTGCCATGGAATATGGGAGCAAAACATAAACCGAACGCCACCactaaaatgttttgtttttctttaggTAACTTAGTATAAAGTTGCTTTTCTATGTATAGCATAAGGATTAAAGTAGAATACTTCTCCTATAGACTGTCACTGacataataaagaaaatacGGATAATACTTCACGTGAACATGCAGAGCAGTTCATTTCTCTCAGCAATCTGATAATATTTCACAAAATATACTGTGGCATGttgacaataaataaataaatgataaaaatatcatCTGGTCACTCCTTCAAACTTTTCCAGCAAAACATGCATGGATACTTCTACATATTACAAAAATAGCTATCAGTCTCAAGAGTGTTTTGCCTTTAAGCGTTTTTTTCGTCTTGTAATGGATGTGTGCACTGTTGATGACAAATTTATTAAATAGCAATAATCTATCTACATATATAGGCTTACAATGTTTAAAAtctatgttgacaaaaaaactcaaaaattaaaataaaatgaagtcTTAGCCAAATATACATGGCCAGTTTGGCTAACGAACTTCAGCGATCTGGAGAGATGCCCGTCTCTTCCTAGATAACAATCTGGGGCTAGATCGTCGTCAGGCGTGACCAGCAAGAATAGTATCATCAACATGGAAGCTCAGACGTTCCAACTTCTATATGTTGGACTTGGAGTTATTTTCCCGACCTGTTAGTAGAGCCTTGGAAGCAATATCATGAAAAGTCTACAGCAGGTGAAACCAATAAAAACACAAAGGATTCAAGACCAACTGTCTCTTTATTAAGAATCACTTAAACAATCTTTTACAAAGACTTGTCTAATCCGAATTACACAACGCCACACGCGGCTTGTCACGGACCAATTCTTAATCTACCCTTTGCGTGAACCAACCCCTGTTGATCACGTTTACAAATCACTCACTTTCTGAACCCCAAAACCCCTGTTTGTGTTTCTGTGAGAATATATCGTTGAAAGCTTAACCTAATCCTAAGTCTAAGCTTTCCTATATATTGCCACCAATTCTTTCCAATTGTGCAATATCTATTTTCCTAAAAATCAGCATCACCAAATCTTCCAATTTGTGATCTGAGGATCTTCTAGTTTGTGAATCACGTCCAAACAAGATCAGCCAATGGGAACTCTCCACGTCATCACGTCTTAGTTCCTTTTGTCCACGTCGATGTGTTACACATTATCGTCCATGTGTAACACAACAGCAACACGCCAAACTTCAATATTCTTTGAATATGTCCGAGCCATACTCCAAAGAACCATGTCAATCAACACTCTTTCTGTGTCAATGCACCAGCATGTCAAGCTCCAGATCCCTGAGCTTACACTCTCCCCCTTTTTATCTGAATATGTCAATCTCTAGAAATCTGCAAGCATCAACTCACAAACACATAACCAGTGAAGCGCAGAAGCAATATAATTCACTAAACCATCAGTCACAGAACAATATGTGAGTTGCTCAAATTCTCAAGCAGGTACAGTGTAAAAGTACCTACAACAGTTCTAGATAATTAATCAATCTTTTACACGATTCTCCCCCTGCTTGTAACCCCATAACCAGATTCTACTTGATTGCATATTCTGATAAAACTAACCGGTTCACAAAGAGGATACTTACATGGATTCACATGAGTCGCATGATCATGGAGAGGAATGACACTTATTTGTTGGCTACCATTCAAAGGAATATGGATGTACCTTATAAGACTCACTCAAAAGATCTTGTTAGTAAAGACATCAATGATTAGGAGGACAGTTAAGACCCAAATTATTCACTCTATCAAACCAGAGATTTAAATTCACTTAGCACTTAAAAGACATAGCAAGCTGAATTCGACACATCTGCAGAGAATAGATAAGGACCCCATGATAAATCACCTAGCATGTACATCTGAGATAATTAAATGAATTTACAAAATTGAGTTTGATAACTTCTCTGTGTCAGGAAGA is a genomic window of Brassica napus cultivar Da-Ae chromosome A2, Da-Ae, whole genome shotgun sequence containing:
- the LOC106381677 gene encoding probable disease resistance protein At5g45510 isoform X1, which gives rise to MAEPPPSMEYAELGQKKKDEDLCKEIVGVLETDGSQRVLLAGEAGIGKTRLAKMVGKHATDAGRCFLTICLHLNRKFDDELSLYENIASQLCLYSDFEETEVDDRDEDEEEEKKPEALLAELKKMITEEIEKVKEAKEAAEKKAKELAEKAKELAEKKAKKQPVAVENKEGSHTGPLYLLLILDDEGNKTSEDKVMKELKLETFLREQKFLKDDKNRLKILITRRKEEEERSKAAGEGATEDAKSEQEDESEQASDGGIKSEKSDNESDEGIKPHDSGDEGKPEPQAPSNATVIDPNGKGVPPAGDEFHTKDMSESLLNSINKPNNMKDLFASLMKDWKTYEKFLPDLVEKSKNSPAAIFVLAKSLKRITPSTLDTEEEKKLQQKIEKKIEEVLSAARPSDSSINPVLRLAYELLEFDFPLKDAILDCFWHSLDFFEHCGSVYYRDLITQWILEGYFDPVRSVEKAYQDGHLILMELINRGMLKIQENNVVVPERAMSTLIDPRRRGLFGRSRLRFSRVYCGDKRKGVGKITQIDDMIKTVQAKKGDKVSTVLVSGDRLRRETPVKYFKKLSDLEVLGLFEPTLEPFITAFTNLVKLRVLVIRDCDLLTDIEELKDLRELHALEVSGASSLKKISDGFFKALSKLQSLHLSGLQITSSPSSISELTELHCLIIKNCPLLEDLPDIQELVKLEVVDVSGARGLQTCFDNTKGEKKNKSKNKNFYHLTKLQLLDFSESQIERLPIFQDSAVGDKLHSVRRLLLRDCSKLRRLPSLKPLSGLQILDLSGTTSLVEMLEVCFEDKKELLSLDLSGTNLSELATTIEELTNLNKLLMKGCTNIEVLPDIQKLTNLEVIDVSGCEKLHTIEGSFEDMSYLCEVNLSGTKVKTPKLPNKTEIRCLKRITLADGTPFEGEDWSEIRDKIESKRSDEASSSEKASEEIGEETQSKEAPASDSTDMGDVIKERLCHVPIEKDIYKTILSRFDSPIQQEVMKIHESKDHLQGEASANAELVSLVDIDSTRLKSFFSENKSVKDCSLRMCRDIQNLFSEVDVESLGSLETLSISNFSSLETICWGDSIKSLKKLNIDCCPKIKTLFPVMPSSLEEVNIKYCEKLETVVEGVDLSSPTNSKLQVHIWPKLEDTSEDSEDWVMIERP
- the LOC106381677 gene encoding probable disease resistance protein At5g45510 isoform X2 is translated as MAEPPPSMEYAELGQKKKDEDLCKEIVGVLETDGSQRVLLAGEAGIGKTRLAKMVGKHATDAGRCFLTICLHLNRKFDDELSLYENIASQLCLYSDFEETEVDDRDEDEEEEKKPEALLAELKKMITEEIEKVKEAKEAAEKKAKELAEKAKELAEKKAKKQPVAVENKEGSHTGPLYLLLILDDEGNKTSEDKVMKELKLETFLREQKFLKDDKNRLKILITRRKEEEERSKAAGEGATEDAKSEQEDESEQASDGGIKSEKSDNESDEGIKPHDSGDEGKPEPQAPSNATVIDPNGKGVPPAGDEFHTKDMSESLLNSINKPNNMKDLFASLMKDWKTYEKFLPDLVEKSKNSPAAIFVLAKSLKRITPSTLDTEEEKKLQQKIEKKIEEVLSAARPSDSSINPVLRLAYELLEFDFPLKDAILDCFWHSLDFFEHCGSVYYRDLITQWILEGYFDPVRSVEKAYQDGHLILMELINRGMLKIQENNVVVPERAMSTLIDPRRRGLFGRSRLRFSRVYCGDKRKGVGKITQIDDMIKTVQAKKGDKVSTVLVSGDRLRRETPVKYFKKLSDLEVLGLFEPTLEPFITAFTNLVKLRVLVIRDCDLLTDIEELKDLRELHALEVSGASSLKKISDGFFKALSKLQSLHLSGLQITSSPSSISELTELHCLIIKNCPLLEDLPDIQELVKLEVVDVSGARGLQTCFDNTKGEKKNKSKNKNFYHLTKLQLLDFSESQIERLPIFQDSAVGDKLHSVRRLLLRDCSKLRRLPSLKPLSGLQILDLSGTTSLVEMLEVCFEDKKELLSLDLSGTNLSELATTIEELTNLNKLLMKGCTNIEVLPDIQKLTNLEVIDVSGCEKLHTIEGSFEDMSYLCEVNLSGTKVKTPKLPNKTEIRCLKRITLADGTPFEGEDWSEIRDKIESKRSDEASSSEKASEEIGEETQSKEAPASDSTDMGDVIKERLCHVPIEKDIYKTILSRFDSPIQQEVMKIHESKDHLQGEASANAELVSLVDIDSTRLKSFFSENKSVKDCSLRMCRDIQNLFSEVDVESLGSLETLSISNFSSLETICWGDSIKSLKKLNIDCCPKIKTLFPVMPSSLEEVNIKYCEKLETVVEGVDLSSPTNSKLQVHIWPKLEDTSEDSVRDP
- the LOC106381677 gene encoding probable disease resistance protein At5g45510 isoform X3: MEYAELGQKKKDEDLCKEIVGVLETDGSQRVLLAGEAGIGKTRLAKMVGKHATDAGRCFLTICLHLNRKFDDELSLYENIASQLCLYSDFEETEVDDRDEDEEEEKKPEALLAELKKMITEEIEKVKEAKEAAEKKAKELAEKAKELAEKKAKKQPVAVENKEGSHTGPLYLLLILDDEGNKTSEDKVMKELKLETFLREQKFLKDDKNRLKILITRRKEEEERSKAAGEGATEDAKSEQEDESEQASDGGIKSEKSDNESDEGIKPHDSGDEGKPEPQAPSNATVIDPNGKGVPPAGDEFHTKDMSESLLNSINKPNNMKDLFASLMKDWKTYEKFLPDLVEKSKNSPAAIFVLAKSLKRITPSTLDTEEEKKLQQKIEKKIEEVLSAARPSDSSINPVLRLAYELLEFDFPLKDAILDCFWHSLDFFEHCGSVYYRDLITQWILEGYFDPVRSVEKAYQDGHLILMELINRGMLKIQENNVVVPERAMSTLIDPRRRGLFGRSRLRFSRVYCGDKRKGVGKITQIDDMIKTVQAKKGDKVSTVLVSGDRLRRETPVKYFKKLSDLEVLGLFEPTLEPFITAFTNLVKLRVLVIRDCDLLTDIEELKDLRELHALEVSGASSLKKISDGFFKALSKLQSLHLSGLQITSSPSSISELTELHCLIIKNCPLLEDLPDIQELVKLEVVDVSGARGLQTCFDNTKGEKKNKSKNKNFYHLTKLQLLDFSESQIERLPIFQDSAVGDKLHSVRRLLLRDCSKLRRLPSLKPLSGLQILDLSGTTSLVEMLEVCFEDKKELLSLDLSGTNLSELATTIEELTNLNKLLMKGCTNIEVLPDIQKLTNLEVIDVSGCEKLHTIEGSFEDMSYLCEVNLSGTKVKTPKLPNKTEIRCLKRITLADGTPFEGEDWSEIRDKIESKRSDEASSSEKASEEIGEETQSKEAPASDSTDMGDVIKERLCHVPIEKDIYKTILSRFDSPIQQEVMKIHESKDHLQGEASANAELVSLVDIDSTRLKSFFSENKSVKDCSLRMCRDIQNLFSEVDVESLGSLETLSISNFSSLETICWGDSIKSLKKLNIDCCPKIKTLFPVMPSSLEEVNIKYCEKLETVVEGVDLSSPTNSKLQVHIWPKLEDTSEDSEDWVMIERP